The Eleutherodactylus coqui strain aEleCoq1 chromosome 6, aEleCoq1.hap1, whole genome shotgun sequence genome window below encodes:
- the LDLRAD2 gene encoding low-density lipoprotein receptor class A domain-containing protein 2 isoform X2: MTMLKPPSLWLLLMIITPPACCLETVSMVDFCGQTIRGDGMIINSHRDSRKYYFVSMGTDCRLTLQAAAMKDKVQFQFRFFLVYSLLRMSSIHTSIPGGNGSAHASSSHDTTRPPGPHSDPCNAGSYVQFYDGKDLYSEPLGFPLCGKTIPRPVLSTGNYLTLRLVTRGQQPRVDFVGDFTSFRIGFTSSECRSEPYFSCHNGKCIPSSLVCDEQNIDNCGDGSDQAAGPPANCVGVSGDRKRPDRDTIGTRTPVEAVSPSAGSVPDLQLPAVNLTCGNEGNQKRLVPSIVQPYGTDSERSSYAPLLYLYVILGFMVGVALLFWCCWSPGWFIWRVSACRFIPCCNSFCASCHLCTRSCVVKDTIRPSKVTPQDATPTVPV, encoded by the exons TCAGTATGGTGGACTTCTGTGGCCAGACCATCAGAGGAGACGGGATGATCATCAATTCCCACCGTGACTCCAGAAAGTATTACTTTGTGTCTATGGGCACCGACTGTCGTTTGACCTTGCAAGCCGCAGCCATGAAGGACAAGGTCCAGTTCCAGTTCCGCTTCTTCTTGGTCTACAGCCTCCTGCGTATGTCCAGTATTCACACATCTATACCGGGTGGGAATGGCAGCGCACATGCTTCATCCTCACACGACACCACAAGACCCCCaggaccccacagtgacccctgcaATGCTGGCTCATATGTGCAGTTCTACGATGGGAAAGACCTTTATTCAGAACCGCTGGGCTTTCCGCTTTGTGGCAAAACCATCCCGAGACCCGTCCTGTCCACAGGAAACTATCTGACCCTGCGCCTGGTCACCCGCGGGCAGCAGCCCAGAGTCGACTTTGTTGGAGATTTCACCTCTTTTCGAATAG GCTTCACCTCATCAGAGTGCCGGTCGGAGCCGTACTTCTCCTGCCACAATGGAAAATGTATCCCATCCAGCCTGGTGTGTGATGAGCAGAACATTGATAACTGTGGAGACGGCAGCGATCAAGCCGCTGGGCCTCCAGCCAACTGCGTCGGTGTCTCTGGGGACAGAAAGCGCCCTGACCGAG ACACCATTGGAACCAGGACTCCTGTCGAGGCCGTAAGCCCCAGCGCAGGGTCCGTACCTGATCTACAGCTGCCGGCGGTAAACCTCACCTGTGGGAATGAAGGGAACCAGAAGCGGCTTGTTCCAAGCATTGTCCAACCTTACGGGACGGACTCAG AGCGGAGCTCCTACGCCCCCTTACTCTACCTGTACGTCATCCTGGGCTTCATGGTCGGCGTGGCCCTCTTATTCTGGTGTTGCTGGTCGCCGGGCTGGTTCATCTGGAGAGTTAGCGCCTGCAGATTCATTCCCTGCTGCAACTCCTTCTGCGCATCCTGTCACCTCTGCACCCGGAGCTGTGTCGTAAAGGACACTATTCGACCCAGTAAAGTGACCCCTCAGGACGCAACGCCTACCGTGCCGGTGTGA
- the LDLRAD2 gene encoding low-density lipoprotein receptor class A domain-containing protein 2 isoform X1, whose translation MTMLKPPSLWLLLMIITPPACCLETEPLVKEEGKWMLRPLAHPCNHHPPCLRCDGTLCHDTRNTRRFSQCGERFLGGCCLDTTGRKSLQVHQRPLPLCGERRVSMVDFCGQTIRGDGMIINSHRDSRKYYFVSMGTDCRLTLQAAAMKDKVQFQFRFFLVYSLLRMSSIHTSIPGGNGSAHASSSHDTTRPPGPHSDPCNAGSYVQFYDGKDLYSEPLGFPLCGKTIPRPVLSTGNYLTLRLVTRGQQPRVDFVGDFTSFRIGFTSSECRSEPYFSCHNGKCIPSSLVCDEQNIDNCGDGSDQAAGPPANCVGVSGDRKRPDRDTIGTRTPVEAVSPSAGSVPDLQLPAVNLTCGNEGNQKRLVPSIVQPYGTDSERSSYAPLLYLYVILGFMVGVALLFWCCWSPGWFIWRVSACRFIPCCNSFCASCHLCTRSCVVKDTIRPSKVTPQDATPTVPV comes from the exons AACCACTTGTGAAGGAAGAGGGGAAATGGATGCTGCGACCATTGGCCCATCCCTGCAATCATCACCCTCCATGTCTGCGCTGCGACGGCACCTTATGTCATGATACGAGA aatacacgcCGCTTCTCACAGTGCGGGGAGAGATTCCTGGGCGGCTGCTGCCTGGATACCACCGGCCGTAAATCCTTACAAGTCCACCAGCGGCCACTACCACTCTGTGGTGAACGGCGAG TCAGTATGGTGGACTTCTGTGGCCAGACCATCAGAGGAGACGGGATGATCATCAATTCCCACCGTGACTCCAGAAAGTATTACTTTGTGTCTATGGGCACCGACTGTCGTTTGACCTTGCAAGCCGCAGCCATGAAGGACAAGGTCCAGTTCCAGTTCCGCTTCTTCTTGGTCTACAGCCTCCTGCGTATGTCCAGTATTCACACATCTATACCGGGTGGGAATGGCAGCGCACATGCTTCATCCTCACACGACACCACAAGACCCCCaggaccccacagtgacccctgcaATGCTGGCTCATATGTGCAGTTCTACGATGGGAAAGACCTTTATTCAGAACCGCTGGGCTTTCCGCTTTGTGGCAAAACCATCCCGAGACCCGTCCTGTCCACAGGAAACTATCTGACCCTGCGCCTGGTCACCCGCGGGCAGCAGCCCAGAGTCGACTTTGTTGGAGATTTCACCTCTTTTCGAATAG GCTTCACCTCATCAGAGTGCCGGTCGGAGCCGTACTTCTCCTGCCACAATGGAAAATGTATCCCATCCAGCCTGGTGTGTGATGAGCAGAACATTGATAACTGTGGAGACGGCAGCGATCAAGCCGCTGGGCCTCCAGCCAACTGCGTCGGTGTCTCTGGGGACAGAAAGCGCCCTGACCGAG ACACCATTGGAACCAGGACTCCTGTCGAGGCCGTAAGCCCCAGCGCAGGGTCCGTACCTGATCTACAGCTGCCGGCGGTAAACCTCACCTGTGGGAATGAAGGGAACCAGAAGCGGCTTGTTCCAAGCATTGTCCAACCTTACGGGACGGACTCAG AGCGGAGCTCCTACGCCCCCTTACTCTACCTGTACGTCATCCTGGGCTTCATGGTCGGCGTGGCCCTCTTATTCTGGTGTTGCTGGTCGCCGGGCTGGTTCATCTGGAGAGTTAGCGCCTGCAGATTCATTCCCTGCTGCAACTCCTTCTGCGCATCCTGTCACCTCTGCACCCGGAGCTGTGTCGTAAAGGACACTATTCGACCCAGTAAAGTGACCCCTCAGGACGCAACGCCTACCGTGCCGGTGTGA